The nucleotide sequence CTCCTAATTTTAGTGAATTTTTATAAGTTCCAGCATTATATAATTATTACTTATTCTATATAAAGTATTACTTTTTAATTTAATATTAAATTATTTATATTAAAAAAATATATTTAATAATAGTTGTGTATGGAAATTCAATTTGGTTTCCAATTAATAATTGTTAGGGTTCAATTTTAACCCTACTTTTATTAAAGTACTTTTTTTCAAAATAAGATTATAATAAAAAATAAAAAAAGAATTTAAAAATCAATTGATTGATCTTTTTGTAGAGGATGTCCGTTCCATGCCTGCATGCTTGTCCATTCGGCAAATGGAGCTGTCCAGAATGCATCACTGGCATCAAGGCCTAATGCTGCAAATATTGTACAGCAGAAATAAAGACTTCCTGTGTTGATATCGTTTTCTGCAATGTCGGTCTGTGAACCGTTCAATCCAAGAAGCAACCATCCGCTGCTTGAAAAGTTCTGATTTTCAGCAAACTGCTTTTTGAGGACTTCTGTCAGTGCAGACCTTACCTGTGCCGGATTAATATTTCTCGGCAGTATTTTCAATAGTGCAGCCTGTGAAAGTAAATGGAAAACTCCACAACGGTAACCCATGCAGCTTCCTATAAGAGGATAAGTTCCTTCAGGTGAGATGGTTCTTTCCAATTGTGATGATAATCTTGATGACCTCATCAGCTGTACGTCCAAGAACTCACCGTCGTTTATTCCGTATTTCCTCATTACTTTTAAAATATCATTAAGCATAGGATGTATTACCATACTGTTGAAGTATCCTGATGCAAACTCTTCACCGTCAGAGTATATTCCGTCTCCTATATATAATTCGTCTCTGAATTTACGAACACCGTAGCTTAAACGTTCTTTATCACATTCTCCGGTAAATTCCAAAAGAGCAGCTTCAATCATTGAAGTAAACAACAGCCAATGATTTTCATATGGAGCAATTATTCTTGTATTTTTAAGTTCACGGATAATTCTTGCCTGATCATCCATTTGTAAATTGAGCCAAATTTGATTTTTAGCTCTGAGTAATCCTTGAGCAAATAAAGCAACATCAACTAAAGACTGTTTAGGTTCAACAATAAAAATGTAATCGTTATTGTTAGGGTTAACTGCATTTGAGATAGCCTTTTTTGTCACCTGAATATATTTTTCACGGACAATTCCTTCTTCTGAGCTATCTGGTCCTAACTCCAACCATGGAGCAATTCCATTGAATACCCGTGCAAAAGCCTCAAGATATGAGAATTTCTGTCCTTCAAGGCTAGGAGATTCATAAGGCATATTTTTCCTTAATGAACCTTTTGCCAGGTTACTTAAGACTGGAAAAGTTATCTTTTGTAATGTTGAAACCCAGAAAATCCTATCATCCCAAACAGGGCCTTCCTCTTCAATAATAGGTTCTTCCTTTTTTCTTAGTTTATTCAAAAATGAGCTCATAATATTATTTTGGAATACATTATATATAAATTTAAAATATTGAAAAAAATCTGAATTTTCGAAATAAAACGAACTTATATATTTTAAAAAATATATATATTTATCATTATTAAGAGGTTAAAAATATGCCAACAATGTCTGAAAAAATATTAGCTAGAGCATCCTGTAAGGATAATGTTGAAGCTGGTGATATAGTTATAGCTGATATTGATGTAGCAATGACTCATGATCTAACCGGACCTCTTTCAGTAGAATCTTTTGAAAAAATAGGAGCTGAAAAAGTCTGGGATTCATCAAAAATTGTCATTCCGTTTGACCATCAAGTTCCAGCAGACTCAATTGATTCAGCAAACAATCATATTGTCATGAGAGAGTTCGTTAAAAATCAGGGCATTGAACATTTTTATGATGTCAATGCAGGTGTATGTCATCAGATTCTTCCTGAATTGGGTCATGTTGTGCCTGGTGAGGTAATTGTAGGTGCAGATTCTCATACATGTACTCATGGAGCTTTAGGTGCATTTTCCACCGGTATAGGTTCAACTGACATGGCAATGGTATTTGCTGAAGGAAACTTATGGTTTAAAGTGCCTGAAACAAACAGATTTGAGATAACAGGCAAGTTAAAGGATAATGTTTATGCAAAAGATGTCATTTTACATATCATTGGCCAGATGGGTGCTGACGGTTCAACATATAAGGCCTGTGAATTTGCAGGTGAAACAGTCTCTGATATGAGCATTTCAGACAGGATGGTTTTATGTAATATGGCTATTGAAATGGGAGGAAAAACCGGTTTGGTGGAACCTGATAAAAAAACTATTGAATATGTTGAAAAACGTTCCAACAAGCCATATAAAGTATTCAAGACAGATTTGAATTCCTCTTCTCTTAATATAATTGACGTTGATGTAAGTGATTTGGAACCTCAGGTGGCTTGCCCTCATAATGTTGATAATGTAAAGCCTGTAAGTGAAGTCGACCAGGAAATAGATCAGGTATTTTTAGGATCCTGTACAAACGGCAGATTATCTGACCTCAGGGATGCTGCAAAAATATTGAAAGGCAAAAAAGTAGCTAAAGATACCAGAATGCTGGTGATTCCTGCATCACGGGAAGTTTATACAAATGCTCTTGATGAAGGACTGATAAAGATATTTGTCGAAGCAGGAGCCCTTGTTTCTGCTCCTTGTTGCGGTCCGTGTCTTGGAGGCCACACTGGTATAATAGGTCCTGGAGAAGTAAGTCTTTCCACTTCAAACAGGAATTTTAAAGGCAGACAGGGTTCTCCTGACGGTAAAGTATTCTTATCTTCAGCGGCTGTTGCTGCAGCTTCAGCTATTGAAGGAAAAATTGTTGCACCGGAGTGATATTGTGAAAGGAACAGCATGGAAATTTGGAAATGATATAGACACAGATATAATCGTTCCTGGACGATATTTGATTTACACTGATGAAGAAAGATTAGCCCAGCATTGTATGGAAGGATTGGATGCTGAATTTGATAAAAAATGCAAAAAAGGGGATTTCATTGTAGCCGGAAGGAATTTCGGTTGCGGATCTTCACGTGAACATGCTCCAATTGCACTTAAAGGTGTTGGAGTAGCGGCTGTCATTGCCGAGTCCTTTGCAAGAATATTTTACAGAAACGCTACAAATGTTGGAGTTCCGCTTCTTGAAGCTCCGGGAATAAGTGAACTGGTTGAAGACCAGGAAGAAATAGAAGTGGACATGGATAAAGGCTTGATAACTAATAAAAATGGAGAATCAATTACATTTAAAAAGTTACCTCCGTTCATGTTAGAGATTTTAGAGCAAGGTGGTTTGATTGAGTACCTCAAAAACAAAAGATAAATATCAGATAGCTGTAGTTCCAGGTGATGGAATAGGAAAAGAAGTAATGGAAGCTACACTTTTTGTTTTGGATAGTTTAGGTATAGATTTTGATTATGCTTATGGTGAAGCCGGTGACGAATGCCTTGAAAAAACAGGCACAGCACTGCCTGGTGAAACCTTAGATATTATACGCAATGCCGATGCATGCTTATTCGGAGCGGCAGGCGAAACTGCAGCTGACGTTATTGTTAAGATACGTCAGGAAATGAAAATGTTTGCAAACTTAAGGCCTGTTAAGGCATATCCGAATACAGATGCCCTGTCAGATGATATTGACTTTATGATTGTGCGTGAAAATACAGAAGGAATGTATATAGCCGATGAAGAGGAATATACTGATGAAGGCGCAGTGGCAAGGCGTATCATTACAAGAAAAGCTGAACAACGTATTATTGATTATGCATTTAACTATGCACTTAAAAACAATAAGACTAAAGTTACAGCTGTTCATAAAGCTAATGTATTAAAGAAAAGTGACGGTCTGTTCAAGGAGATATTTTACGAAGTTGCCAAGAATTATCCCGATATCGAAACCGAGGATTTCTATGTTGATGCAACCGCAATGTATCTTATAACTCAGCCGGAAACCTTTGAAGTAATAGTTACTACAAACCTTTTCGGAGACATATTGTCCGATGAGGGAGCAGGTCTTGTTGGAGGATTAGGTCTGATTCCTTCTGCAAATATCGGTGAGGATGCTGCATTGTTTGAACCTGTACACGGTTCAGCACCGGATATTGCAGGTCAAGGTATTGCAAATCCGATAGCAATGATGCTTTCAGCCGTTATGATGCTGAGATACATTGGCGAGAATGATGCTGCAGACAGATTTGATGCGGCAATTTTAAAAGTATTAAATGATGCTAATATTTTAACCGGTGATTTAGGAGGCAATGCTTCCACTATGGAAGTTGCCGAAGCGGTTAAAAATAATTTATAAAAAAGTAATGGAGAAATAAATATGGATTTCAAAAAATTAACCAGAATGCAAATGGCAGCACTTTTTATCATATTCATTATGGTAGTTAGTGGGGTAGCAGGATTTTTACTTATCATATTCGGTTAAACAAATAAAGAGGTAGATAAAATGGCAAGATATGAAATTGCAGCAGTAGTTGCAGAATTTAATTATGACATAACCCAAATGATGTTGGAATTGGCTAAAGCAGAAGCTAAAAACAGAGGATGTGAAATTACCAAAGTGGTAGCTGTACCAGGAGTATTTGACATGCCTCTTGTAATTAAAAAATTATTGCAGAAAGATGAATACGATGCAATAATCACTTTAGGTGCAGTTATTGAAGGTGCAACAGACCACGATCAAATTGTAGCACAGCACGCTTCCCGTAAAATCGCTGATTTAGCACTTGAATATGATACTCCAGTAGCACTCGGTATTACCGGTCCTGGAATGACCAGAATGGATGCTCACAGACGTGTCAAAAACGCAAAAAGTGCAGTTGAAGCAGCTATTAAAATGTGCGACAGATTAAAAGAAATTTAGATGATTACATGGAAATCTTAAAACCAAATGAATTAAGAGAAAAATTTCAGGATCCATGGATTGCACCATATGAAAAAGTTTTGACCATGGTCGATGGCGATAAGGTTGAAATTGTAGAATATCATCCATGCATTTCAGGGTCTCATTGGTTATTGAATCAATACAGAAACAACTCAGAATTAATAGATTCAGCATACCGTGACGGAAACAAGCATGTTTACTTATGTCACACAGGCTGTGCTCCGCTTGACCTTAAAGCAAGTTTCAATGCTGCTGGAATTGATGAAATCGTTGTCGACGGCGATGAAGTTAAGGTAACTCACGCAGGTCTTGCAGGCGCAGGTGTTGGAGCCGGAATGTGCAGAGGTATGGGTGAAGGAGTTAAATACGTTGAGCTTATAGAAGTTGGTGGCGGTTCAAAAGCAGGAAAAGCTACTGTAGTCACTCCTAAACTTGAAAAAGTGGTCATTGGTGTTGATGATACTGATACAAAAGACGCCGGTGCTACATGGACTATGGCTCATAATTTAGGTGTTGAACTTGCAGGTGAAGGATTTGAATATCTTGACCATATTATAGTTCAATTGTATCCTCATAATCCTCATAAAACTCAAAACTGTGTTTCCATTGCATTGACTTTTGCAGTTGAAGAGTCTAAAAAACAAGTTCTGATTGACAGAGTCATTGAAATTCTTAAAAGGGATACCTTATCTGATAAAACAGCAATAGCTATTTTGGAAGGTCTGGACATTCCTGAAAAATTAAGGGAATATTCAATTGCTACAAAATCAGGAATGATAGATGTTGAAACTGCAGAAAGTGTTGCTGAAGAATTAAATATTCCTTTGATTGCCGTTACCGGTGAGCAAGGAAAAGTAGGAGCTCTTGCAGCTTTAGGTCTTTATAATGATGTTGAAGAAGCTGTAAAAGCTTATGATAAAAAATAATCTAAGAATATTTTCTTAGATTCTTTACTATTTTTTTTTAAATGTATAAATTAAGGAAATTGCCCTGTTCTGATCTTACGAATTGTTTTATGGCAGTATTGTTTCTATCAACAAAATCTATGTATATGTTGTGGCCGTTGTATGTGAAATTACAGTCACTAAATGTATTGTTGTAGTATGTTACTGTTTGGACTACCTCATCGTTAACTGCAATGTCATAGGTTGATTCGTCCCTGAATATTCCAAATGAATTTGCTACAGATTCGTTATCTATGAATACTTCAAAGTTGCATGCTTCCTTATCCCTTGAGGAAATTGTCAGCTTTTCAATAAGAGTTGCATTCTCATTGCTGCTTTCTAAATGGTGAAGCACTCCTACTCCTTCAAATATTTGATTTAAACGGCTATTTTGAATAACAGAACCTGTTTGAACATCCAATGCTTTTTTCACTTCATTAGGTAATCTGATAACGTCAGGTTCACCGCTACGGGTATCGTTTACAGTGTAAATTTCATTGTTGATTACCAGCGTATCGTTGGATTTTATACCAAGCGTCATCATGGCATCTGAAGGAAGCCTTATTTGCGAAGATTCATTTTCAATAGCAACATCAATTGTAAACGGTCCTCTTGCGGTAATTGCATTGTCTCTGGCGGTATTGTCAGCATAAATAATCAGGTTTCTTGAGTTTGGTTCAACTGACAGAACACCATTGTCAAAATGAGCGGAACCTATAAATGTTGAAATCATTAAAAGAAGGATGATTACTGAAATAATCATTGGAAAATGGATTCTGATAAAAGACCTGAACAGATTGGTCTTCGAAGTCTTTCTGAATATGACGATTGACTGTATAATAACTTTGACAGTATAGAAAACGGCTATTATAATTCCGATTATACTAAGAAGTATTGCAACAATCAATGGGATGTATCTGACATAGAATATTGTGAACAGTCCGAGAATGATTAGGGAAAGTCCCACAATTGCCATTCGAATGTAGTATCCGATGTCATCTATCATTGTCACTCTACCGTACTTGTTTGCACGGTTGATAATTGTTCTTACAACCTCATTAGCCATCAAATGCAAATCGGCCAATGGAGACATGTCATGCTGAATTGCACCAATGTCCACTTCCATAATTGAAATTCCCAGCACATCAGCATCAATAACGATTCCTACGTCAACACCATAGTCCTTTTCAAAATTAATTCTTTTTAAAACTTCTTTTTTTGCTGCAAACTGACCGCTTAAAGGCTGTTCAAATGAAATTTCCGGGAAAAAGAAATTAAGAAGCGGTTTTGCAGTTAGTTCAGTTACACGTCCGCTTTCACGGGCAAATTTAGTTTTTGTAATATCGGTTTTACCTTCAAGGATAGGCCTAATCATGGCTTCAACCTTATTGGAAGTCAGGTTATAGATATCTGCATCTATAAAGGCTATAATATCACAGTCTACCTTCTTATAACCTGTAAATAATGCTTCACCCTTTCCCTTGTTAACTTCATGGTTGATTACTTTTGCGCCTGCCTTTAAAGCTTCGCCTTCGGTATTGTCGCTTGATCCGTCATTGACAACAACGATTTCATCTACAAACGACACCTTTTTGATTACTTCAACGACTTTGGCAACAGTTTCTTCCTCATTGTATGCCGGTATAATAACTGAAACCTTCTGATATTTTTTAGGTTTTGCAGATTTTACACTGGCTAAAAGAAAAGTCAGAATAACTAAAAACCAATACACTAAATTCACCATACTTTTTTTAATTCATTTATAGGTATATTATAAATCTTATTTAAATAATGGCTTTTTTAAGGCAATATAATTATTAAAAATAACTATTCAAATTTTTTCACAGATTTATTTTTCTTGTAGTGTGATTATAAGTTTGTATAGGTTTTTATCTAATTTCAATACAAAATCCTAAATTTCCCCTTATGGTTTCCAGCGAAATGCTTAAATCATTTTCACACTAACATTATTATATTGTAAATTACAGGATTGAGAGATTGATGATAACTCAAACATTGGAAAAAGAATTGAATTTGTCTGATTGGCAAGTAAAAAGAGTAATCAAATTGATAGATGATGGAAATACCATCCCATTTATAGCAAGATACAGAAAAGATGTAACAGGTTCTCTGAATGATGAAACATTAAGGAAATTCGATGAACGTTTAAGATATCTCAGGAATCTTGAGGATAAAAAGGAAAAGGTTATCAAAAGGATTGATGAGCTTGGAAAATTGGAGGATGATTTAAAAAAGCAGATTTCAGATGCATCTACTCTGGTTGAACTTGAAGACATTTACAGGCCATACAAGTCCAAAAAGCAAACAAGAGCAACCAAAGCCCGTGAAAAAGGATTGGAACCATTGGCTCAGGTCATACTTGCTCAGGATGTTAAACAATCAATTAAAAAAATCGCTAAAGATTATGTTAATCCCAAAAAAGATGTAAACACTCCAGAAGAAGCAATTCAGGGTGCTCAGGATATTATCGCTGAGATAATTTCTGACAATTCTGACTTCCGTAGAAAAATCAGGAAAAATACTTACTTTACAGGCCAGATTACCTCAAAAGTTAAGGACAAGGAAATTTCAAATGAATATGACGTTTATCATAACTACTCTGAAAATATCAAAAAAATTCCTCCACACAGGATTCTGGCTATAAACAGGGCTGAAAATGAAGGTGTAATCAGGGTAAAGCTGGAATGTGACGTCAGTGATGTTTTAAGTTATCTTGAAAGGCATACCTTAAAAAATATCTCCAAAATTCCTGAAAAGATAGAATACAATCCCTACACTACTCCTGTTATCAGAGAGGCTATTGAAGATTCATATAAAAGGCTGATTTCTCCGGCTATCGAAAGGGAAATCAGAAACTATCTCACAGAAAAGGCAGAGGAAAAGTCAATTGAAGTATTTGCACAGAATTTGAATCAGGTATTGATGGAATCTCCTCTTGTCGGCAAAACTATTTTAGGCTGGGACCCTGCATTCAGAACAGGATGCAAACTGGCAATCATCGACGAAACAGGTAAAGTCCTAGATACTGCATTGATTTATCCTACAGAACCTCAAAAAAAGGTTAAGGAATCTATTGAAACTGTCCGTGATTTGATTGATAAGTATGACATCAACGTTATAGCTATCGGAAACGGAACTGCATCAAGGGAATCCGAAGAGATTGTAGCCAAAATAATCAGGGGAACAAATGTAGAATACATAATTGTTAATGAAGCGGGAGCGTCAGTATATTCAGCATCAAAATTGGCGGATGAGGAATTTCCGGATTTTTCAGAAGGTGAAAGGAGTGCGGTTTCAATTGCAAGAAGGCTTCAGGATCCTCTTGCTGAACTTGTAAAGATTGACCCTAAATCGATTGGTGTCGGACAGTATCAGCATGACATGAACCAGAAACAGCTTTCAGAGTCTTTGGACGGTGTTGTAGAGAAGGTTGTAAATGAAGTTGGCGTTGATTTGAACACTGCTTCTTACAGTCTTTTAAATCACGTATCTGGTATTGGAAAATCAACTGCAAAAAATATTATAGAGTATAGGGATGAAAACGGAAGTTTCACCAATAGAAAAGAACTTCTGAACGTTAAAAAGTTGGGTAAAAAAACATTTGAGCAGTGTGCAGGATTTGTTAAAATTGATAATCCTGACTATCCTCTGGACAACACTACAATTCATCCGGAATCCTATAGCGCTACTGAAAAGCTTCTGGATAAGCTTAACTATACAGTCAATGATATAGGTTCTGACAGTCTTAAACTTGATAATCTGGATTTAAAGGCCATTTCTGAAGAGCTTGATATAGGTCAGGAAACATTGAAGGATATTATCTCAGAGCTTAAAAAGCCAGGCCGTGATCCTCGTGAGGACATGCCAAAACCTATACTTAGAAAAAATGTCCTGTCAATTGAAGATTTGGAAATTGGCATGATAATGCAGGGAACAGTCAGAAACATTGTTGATTTTGGAGCTTTTGTAGATATTGGAGTTCATCAGGACGGACTGGTACATATTTCACAGTTGGTTGAAAATCAATATGTGAAACATCCTTTGGACATTGTCAGTGTTGGGGAGATTGTGGATGTTAAAGTTCTCGATGTTGATTTGTCCAGAAATAGGATAAATCTGTCAATGATTTTGTGAAAATATTGTAATTTTTATTAATGACTTTGAATAAAATATTTATATTAAAATTTATTTTAGAAGGGATTTTATTGACACCAAAAATAATGATTATTCTTGGAAGCGGTTCGGATATTGCTATTGCTGAGAAAGCTATGGACATATTGGATAAACTTGAAATACCTTACAGTTTGAAGATAGCTTCAGCTCATAGGACTCCGAATCTTGTTCGTGAAATTGTAACTCAAGGAACTGATGCTGGAATTGAAGTATTTATTGGAATTGCAGGTTTAGCGGCACATTTGCCGGGAGTTATTGCTGCATATACTCCAAGGCCAGTTATTGGAGTTCCAGTTGATGTTAAAACTAGTGGTAGGGATGCACTTGAGTCAGTTATTCAAATGCCTTATCCTTCCCCTATTTCAACAGTCGGTATAGACAGAGGAGATAATGCCGCAATATTGGCTGCCCAATACATTGGAATTCATGATGATGAAGTGCGCCAAAAGATAATTGAACTTAGAAAGGACTATGCTAAAAAGGTATATGACAGCAATGAAAGCATTGTCCAGCAGATTGACAGACCATTTATCGAAAATGAATTTTTAAGAATTAAAAACCTTGAAATCAATGATGTTAAAGTCGATGAAAGTTCTTTAAAGAACTGTAAAAATTTTGATGCGGAAGTATCAATCATTGTGGGAAGGCAGACTGATTTGCCTGTTGCTAAAAAGGCAGGGGCAATTCTAGAGAGGTTAAAGATTTCACATGATATAAAAGTTATCTGTCCAATCAGATCAAATAAAAAATTCACAAATTATGTAAAGGCAATGAAAAATGCTAAAATTTTCATTGGAATCAGCTCCAACTCATCACAAGTTACAGGAGGACTTGTAGGACTCACTGACAGACCTGTAATTGGAGTTCCATGTACTAATGAACACGGAAATGATTACATGCTTACTACTGTCAGCATGCCTCCAGGCGTGCCGGTTGCAACAGTAGGAATTAACAATGGTAAAAATGCCGCAGTTATAGCAGGTGAGATATTTGCTATTGACAATCCAAACATTACAGGACTTTTAGACAAATTGAAAGATAAGAAAATAAATTTATAAAAAGGGATATCATGAAAATTGAAGATGATAATATAATTGAAATTACCGAAGAGCTTTCAAGTGAATATGAAGTTGCAAAGGTCTTAAGACAATATCCGAAAGACACTGTTATTATTAAAAATGTTAAAGGTTTTGACCTGCCGGTTATTTCAGGAATCTGCAACACTCGTGAAAAAATAGCAAAATCTATCAACTGTGAAGTTTCAGAGATTACTGAAAAAATAATTGAAGCTATGGAAAAACCAGTTAAAGTAGATAAATTCACAGACTTTTCTGATTATGAGACTTGCGAAGTGGATTTGGATAAAATACCTATTTTAACTCATTATAAAAGAGACGGCGGAGCATATATCACTGCGGGTGTAGTCTTTGCACGTGACCCTGAAACTGGCATTCAGAATGCATCAATTCACAGGATGATGGTTCTCGATAACAAAAGGCTCGTTATAAGGATTGTTCCTAGAAATCTCTACACATATTTCCAAAAAGCTCAAAAATTAGGAAAAGATTTGGAAATTGCCATAGCTATCGGAATGGACCCGGCAATATTGCTTGCAAGTACAACCTCAATTCCTATTGACTATGATGAGATGGATGTGGCCAACGCATTTAAAGGCGGTGATTTGGAGCTAATCAAATGCGGTGATTTGAACGTTCCTCAGGCAGATATAATTCTAGAAGGTAAAATATCTGTCAGCGAAACAGTTCCTGAAGGTCCTTTCGTTGATTTGACCGACACTTATGATATCATTCGTGACCAGCCAATCATAAACCTTGAAACCATGCATATCAAAAATGATGCTGTTTATCATGCAATCATTCCTGCAGGTTTTGAA is from uncultured Methanobrevibacter sp. and encodes:
- a CDS encoding UbiD family decarboxylase — translated: MKIEDDNIIEITEELSSEYEVAKVLRQYPKDTVIIKNVKGFDLPVISGICNTREKIAKSINCEVSEITEKIIEAMEKPVKVDKFTDFSDYETCEVDLDKIPILTHYKRDGGAYITAGVVFARDPETGIQNASIHRMMVLDNKRLVIRIVPRNLYTYFQKAQKLGKDLEIAIAIGMDPAILLASTTSIPIDYDEMDVANAFKGGDLELIKCGDLNVPQADIILEGKISVSETVPEGPFVDLTDTYDIIRDQPIINLETMHIKNDAVYHAIIPAGFEHKLLQGLPQEPRIFKAVKNAVPTVENVVLTEGGCCWLHAVVSIRKQTEGDGKNAIMAALSAHPSLKHCVVVDTDVNVFDAEDVEYAISTRIKGDRDIMIVPNVRGSSLDPVAESDGTTTKIGVDATKSLKALEKFERVSFGE